The DNA region CTTTAAGGATCGCGGGCCCAACCGCAACAATAAAGAACGATGGCCAGATGCAGCCCATCATTGGAAATATCATTTTAACGGCTAATTTAGCCGCTTGTTCTTCGGCAGCTTGCAGCCTTTTGTCACGATATTCATCTGAAAATACCCTCAGTGTTTGCGCAATGCCCGTGCCCAAACGAATACTTTGCGATATCGCCGAATTCAAACCTTTAATATCCTCAAGCCCGGTTCGGCTAATAAACTCGTCTAATGCTACTTTTACCGTTAACCCCGCTCGTACCTTTGAGCACACTAAATCGAGTTCGCTGGCCAAATCTTCGTGACTAATTGCCAACTCCTTGGCTACGCGCTGGATTGCGGCTAATAGTCCCAAACCCGCTTCACAACAGACCACCAACAAATCTAGTGCATCAGGAAAGCCAAGTCTGAGCATTTTCATTCGGCTATTAGCAAAATATCGCAGCACCATAGTGGGGAGCATGAAGGCTAATCCGAAAAACAGCGCAAACAAATACAAAGTGACAAGGTTCGATAAGTCGGGCAACAACCTAAAGGCAAAGAACGAGGCTAACCCGGCAACCAGCAGTGCCATTAGTCGAATTCCATTAAATAAAGCCAGCGCATTTTCAGAGTGAAACCCGGCATGGATCATTAACTTGCGAGTTGTTTCGTTAGAGAATTTAAACAGGGGCTTTTTGGCGGCCTGATCTAAGCCGTGCTCAAGAGTACTCAATACTTCTTGCTGCTGATGATGATGAGTTGTCGAGCCCTCATGTTTGATCACTTCAAGTCGTGATTTCAATGGCGAATAAGCACCAGAAACTAGCAATGAGATGGCAATCGCCAACGTCACTCCAGTTAAGCCAGCAATCAAGTAGATTGCCCACTGAAAATACTGTGGGTCATTCAATATTATATTCAGTAAACTGGTTAAATAGTCCATAGTTACATCTCTATCTTAATTATTTTACTAAGCCAGAAGCCACCAATCAACATGCCGAGGCCTCCCCACATTAATAATTTTAACCCTTGTGGTGTGCCAGTTAATTCCGCGACATAACCAGGGCTTTGCAAATGAATAATCGCAAATAAAACAAACGGCATTAACATTAAGATCCAAGCCGATAACCGCCCTTCTGCCGACAGTGTTCTGACCCGGCGTCTAAACTTGAATCGCAGCCGAATAACCCGATTTAAATTATCGATATTTTCAGCCAAATTACCGCCCGTTTCTTTTTGCACCATTACCGCACTCGCAAAGGCCATCGCGGTAATGCTCGGTACTCGCTCAATAAATGCCAACAACGCCCGTTTAGTGCTTTTACTATAATTTAGGTTGGCAAACATTAGGCTAAACTCCTTAGCGAGTGGCCCTTCCATTTCTTGGGTAATGAGTTTGATCGCATCAGAAAAAGCGTAACCCGCTTGCAGTGCTCGGCGCAGAACATCGAGCGCGTCGGGAAAGCTCGCCTCGATCAGTTCCATCCGCTTATTGGTGTCATAGTTAAGCTTAAATCTGAACAACAAAATGACCGACACCCCAATCAACAGACAAACGAGCCAATGGTGAACAAGATACCAACCAATGATCACTCCAACTAACGCGCTAATTAGCGCTAACAGCAAATATTTATGCCCCATTAACTGATAGTCAGCCAGTTCTAATCGATAGCTTAGGTTTTCTATTAGCTTGACTTTCTCGAGCGACTGGCCAACAGCCCCCAATTTGTCTAAACGACTTTTACGCAATAATGAAATTTGTTGACCATTATCACCCTCTGCAATACTCAATTTTTTAAGCCGTTGCCGCACCAGCGCCGTTTTGGCCCGTTGTGGATTGTAAACAGGTAAAAACAGTGCCTGTGATAAAAAAATCACCGCAATGAAGATTAGTCCGAGAAAAATCAGCTCATTTGACACCATAATAAATTCTCCTAATAGTCATCGAAATCGTTAGCACAATTAAATAGCTCGTAGGGTAAATCAATGCCCTGCATTTTGAGCTTGCCATGAAACCCCGGGATTACCCCGGTTGCATCAAATCGGCCAAGAATATTGCCATCGCTGTCTTTACCTTCTCGGGTATAGCAAAATATTTCTGACATGGTAATAATGTCGCCTTCCATGCCATTTATTTCTTGAATACTGGTGATCCGGCGTCGGCCATCTTCTTGGCGGCTCAGTTGCACCACCAGATCAATCGCTGAAGCAATTTGAATCCTAATATTGCTCACTGGCATATCAAACCCAGACATGCAGACCATATACTCCAACCGCCCTAGCGCATCACGCGGGCTGTTGGCATGTAACGTGGTTAACGAGCCTTCGTGGCCGGTGTTCATAGCCGATAACATATCTAGTGCTTCGCCGCCTCTGACCTCGCCTATTACAATGCGATCTGGGCGCATGCGCAGGCAGTTTTTGACTAAATCTCGTTGGCTGATTTCGCCATTTCCTTCAATATTTGGTGGCCGGGTTTCTAATCGAACAGTGTGGCTTTGCTGTAGCTGCAATTCTGCTGAGTCTTCAATAGTGACGATTCTTTCATCATTGGGGATATAGCCAGACAACAAATTAAGCAAGGTTGTTTTGCCACTGCCGGTCCCGCCAGAAACCAGAATATTAAGCTTGCCTTGCACGGCACCCTTGAGCACTTCGATCATGTCGGCACTAATAGAGCCGAGTTTAATCAGCTGCTGAGCTTTAAGTTTATCGACTGCGAAGCGCCTAATTGATAAGCAAGGGCCGTCTAATGCCAGTGGTGGAATAATTGCGTTAACGCGAGAACCGTCTTGCAGCCGGGCATCGACCATCGGCGATGATTCATCAATTCGGCGCCCAACACTCGACACAATGCGATCAATGATATTGAGTAAGTGTGCATTGCTATGAAACTTCACTGCTACGCGTTCTAATTTGCCATGGCGTTCAATGTAAACATGGTCAAAACCGTTGACTAAAATATCTGAAATCGTGGGATCGGCCAATAATGTCTCTAAGGGGCCCAAACCTAATACTTCATCAATAATCAATTGAATTAAGCGCTGGCGAGCGGTTAAATTGATTGGCAAATGCAATTCGTTGATTAGTTGTAGGCAAATATCACTAATTTGTTGCCGCGCCTGTTCCTTAGAAATTGTTTCGATAAGCGACAGATCTAACGCGTTCAGTAACTTATCGTACAGTTGTTCTTTAATTTCAAGTTCTTCTTTGGTCAGCGAGAGCTGGTCCGAAACTATGTCGTTGTGCTGCTGATTTTCCATAACTTATGCCCCAAATAGTCGCGACCAAATGCTTGAAGTAGCTTTGTTGGCCGCTGGTGATGGCGGAAGAAAGTTGCTAGCTATCTTTTGTAAGTCACTGAGCATGCGGCCACGCCGGACCACTCCCGTAATAGCTACGCCAAGGTCCGTACATTGATTGGCGACTTTAAAGTCGTTGCCGACCGTCCACACAGAATCAATGCCGGTTGCCTCCTTAATATCACTAATGCTAATGTCGACGCCGCGTTTTTGATAACGGTTTACCAAGATATGGATCCGCTGCCGGTCTAATCCTAAATTGCCAACCAGCTGGGTGATCAGCGCCTTGGTTTCTCTAATACTGATCACATTTTGTTGCAGTACCAGTAATATTTCGGCGTCTTCAAGCACCGATAAATTCCATTGCTCTGGGCCACGAGAAAGATCAATGATCACCTGTCGATAATGTTTTCGACACTTGAGCAATAATTGCTTGAACTGGTCTGGTTCGATATTTACTTGACTATTAAGCAAGGAAAACGACTGTGCCGCGAGTAAATGAAGCTGGTTCTTTTTCGTCATCACGCTTTTTAAGGCGACCGCATCAAGTTGTTCAAGACTGAGCAAAGCATCGGTAATATAGAAGCTAGGATTGAGCCCCAGCATGTGGGCGAGCGTGCCACAATGTAAATCGGAATCGATTAGGGCAACTTCATCGCTTGCTCTTGCGGCGACAATATCGGCCAGACTGGTCGCAATAAAACTAGCACCTGAGCCCCCCTTACCATTGATTACAGCGATAAGGGGGGCCAATTTTGCCTTTTTAGCAACTTGGCTAGCAATATGGCTAATCGCCTCGAGCAATTGCCCTTTAGGGGCGTCCAGCGATATGAAATCACAAACCCCTTGCTGAAAGGCCCGTCTTAGCACGCCTTGTGAGGTATCTTGCCCTAACAAGATAGTCGCAATGCCATAACTGGCCGCATAGCTTAATGCCTCAACAGCTTGGGCTTCATCATGGGGTAACAGCAACAACAGAATATCGTAATGGGTTCGCCCTGATTGCTGCTGACTCGTTGCGTCAGCATAACTGACATTATGCCAACTGAAATTTCGGGCCCCTGCAAGTTCACGTTCCACGCCGGGCAGCGCGTCGGATTGACAATTAATAAGCAGTGCTTGCATGGCACAAGGCATAAAAACATCGTCTGCCGTTGCCTCAACAATTTGACTGTTTACACCTTGCGGGTTGGCCTCAGCAATGAATAACTCAAGTGACTTGTTCATGGTGTTTCCTTATCTAAACTTAGCTGCAGTCAGTAAAACCGGCCCCTGCGGGTGCATCGTCATCGACCTTAAATACCCCTAAACTTTCCCGGGGCAACACGGTGATGAAATCGGCAAAGTTGAGGGTCATCATTAACCCTGGTACTAAAAATTGATGTTGATAGTTGACAACTCGCGCCCGAACCAGCGCAATATCGCTGCCAATTGCGACCACACCGGTGTCTTGGTGATAACTAATAATGATATTGCTATCAACGAGATTTGGCACAATATCGGTGCCATTGAACCGCGCCATGGTGTTTATGTCTGGGTCGCCCACTTGGCACACTACCGCAAGCCTGGCTGCGCGACGCGACACTTCATAAAGCGCATTGTAAGTAAAATACAACCGACCCAACTCAATAATGGCAAATAACAGCACCATAAAAATACTACTAATAATGGCAAATTCGACCGCAAAAACACCGCGTTGAGCTCTCATATTGCCCTCACAGCATAAGCAGTATTAAGGTTAAAACTTAAGTCGATATCTGCGCCGAAACCAAAGGTAGGCATAACATCACCGACAATCGGGCTCCAGTCATAACTAACGCTAATCACGATAATGCCGGCCCCAACCTCGGTAATTGATATATCTGCCACGTTTAGGCCATCTAACAGTGGCGTACTGCCACTAAATCGCGTGCCATATAGCAAGATGTTTCGGGTTTCTGTTTTGATCTCATCGGTGAGATCAACCACCCCTGTTGTATCTGGGATCGCGTGACCCGCTAACGAAATATACCGGCCAGCGTCACGGGTTAACTGGGTCAGCAAGTTATATTGGTAAAGCACTCGGCTAAATTCAGCTGTCGCGTAAATTAGCAGCAGCATCACCGGCAATACCAGGGTAAATTCAACAATGGCGATGCCTTTTTGCTGATTGAAATTCACCTTATTCTCCTTATTCTATTTTAAGAGTCAGGGCTGTCAGGATCACGAAATAGCACAATGGTATTGCTAAAACTCTCTAACGTTGGATCGAGCGAGGCATGCCCCGCGCCGGCACAACTAGCGGCGTACTCGCCAATAACGTAGGCATTATTACCCTGGTGTAAAACCTCTTGGGTTAAAAAGAAGCAACCAGTAGTAACAACTTCAACCGTATTGGCACCATTAGTGGTGCCATCACATATCCCTATCACCACTTCCATTTCACGTCGACTGCTAACACCACCAATAAAATTTGCTTCACCGCTTAAGCATTGATCGACTAGACCCGTCAACGAATGCTCATAAGCGCTAAAACGATAAGCGCCGTCTTCACTGCCGGTAGGAATGTTACTGTCTTGATCCGGTACAATCGGTGTGCCAACGCAGGTATTAATATCGGGTGGGTAAGTCTCTTCACTCATATTACCTTGGCCTGGAGTCGCAATACCCAAGCGCATATTGAGACCCGCAGCCACCGGGCCGACTTTATTACCGGGCATGGTATCAACGGTATCACCGGGGTTTACACAGACCTCTGCGCTATACCCACCGGCCAAGGCTTCTTTAAGTGTGGTATCGCTGTGACTAACCCCTAAATCGAGCAGCTGAAAATTACCTGGGCCCAACGTATCATTTTGCTTGGATCCTATTTTCATCACATAAAGCTCTAATGTTGGGGGCGCGACATAACTGTTGTCGGGTAACTGCTCGGCACAGACCATCATCGGGATCAATTTGCTGTTACAGGCAATGTCGGTACTGCGCCCGGCCACGGCCGATGCTCTGACGACTTTATTAAAACTAAAAAGGTCGGCGACAAAATTATTTAAACTGACACTTTCTACGATAACCCTGACATATTCACTGTCTTCGTCCAAAATAGGCACAAAGGGATCGGGCAACTGCGAAAACTCGATCACTATGTTGCTCGTTACCTGAGTATTATTAAAATCTGTTGCTGCGACATCGATGCCCGCACTTAATTCGTGATTTTGAGCAAAGGCTAAATTTTGTTGTAGTAATACAATGGCAGCTTGGCGCGAATCATAAAGTGAACCGCCCTCGGTTAGGGTTTTAGCAGAATTTAACGCTGACGAATCAACGATATTTTGCAACCGACTTTTACTGAGTAATAGGTGACTGCCATCAATGGCTAATGCTGCAACCGCCAGTAATGCAAATAAGCCAATCGTAAACATAATTAAAATAGCGCCCGACTGACGGCAAATTTGATGAGGTGCAGGCAACATTGTGCGACAGTTTAATTTATTCATCAGTGCCCCTTATCTGCAATTAACTAACTATTATTTACCAATTTCGATCATGGTTAACTTACCTCTGGCGGTTTGCGGCAAGCTATTACTTTTACGGTAAGCATTAGTCACGGCGTAGCCATAATTACCATCGAGCGATAACACGATGCCCTCGTTACGACCTGGCGCCTGTGGGTCGAGTATTTGTATTTCGCTGACCTGCTGATAGCTCTGGCCCAGGGTAAATTGGTGCAGCTGACTGCACCCGGTGGTCAAGCCAGTAGCCGCGAGTGACAACAAGATCGCGCGCGTGATGTTTTTGTTACTCAAGTTCAACATGTGATTACTCTCCGCTTGTTAAAGTGAATGGCCATATTTTTGGGTCATGCCGCCATCATCAATGGCCATCAGTGGCTTAGATGATGGCTTTGATAATGGCTTTGACGTTGGTGGCATACTATTGGGCTTAGCATTAGATTTTTTGGCAGACAGTTTACCCAGCAGATAAAATTCAACATCGGACGGTGTAACAAAACCATCGGTTGGCAAGCTAATATCCTTTTTATTAAACGGCCTAACCAAACGCGGCGTCACCAAAATGACTAATTCAGTTTGACCACTGCGAAAGCTTTGGCTTTTAAATAGCTGGCCCAAAATAGGGATATCTCCCAGGCCTGGAATTTGATCGACATTTTCACGCAAACTGTCACTGATTAAGCCACTAATCGCGATCGTTTGACCGTCTGCCAGTTCAACCGTGGTCGCGGTGGTACGTTTCACTATAGATGGCACCAGCAAAGCATTAGAGCTGGTGCCGTTATTTTGGGCGTTTAAAATAATAGAATTGGCATTACTGAGTTCACTGACCATGACATTTAAATTTAAATTTATTTGGCCAGAATCAAGCACCGTAGGCACAAACTTAACGCCAACCCCAAAGTCTCTGAATTTAATCGTGGTGCCATCGTCGCTCGGCACCGGAATGGGAAATTCTCCACCGGACAAAAACTCTGCTTGTTGGCCACTTAGCGCGGTTAAGGTCGGTTCAGCCAACACCTTGGCCAAGCCATTTTGCTTGGCAATGTCGAACGCAAAGTTCATCAGCAGATTACTATTGGCGTACTGCGCAAAGAAACCGCGGTTGTCTAGCGTGACATCTAAACCCGTGCTGGAGCTAAATTCACCGGAGGCAATGCCACCAGAAAGCTTAGAACTGTTGTTAAAGATGAAAAAGTCAACGTCGAACTGCCGCGCGACATCACGCTGAATTTCGGCGATCACCACCTCAAGCATTACCTGGTGACCGCCACCAATTGACATCATGTTTAAAACCGAACTTTTGTACTTGCCAACCGTAGCGGCATCAGAATAACCCTGAGCCAACTCGACCGCGGTATTCATTTTTTTTAAACTTGAAGTTTCACCACTTATCACCAACTGGCCTTGAGAAGTCTGAACTGCCAGTTTTTGTTGCGGCAGAAACTGATGCAACCTGCGCTTTAAACCATTCAAGTCATGGGTGACCTCAATGTCAATCACATCGATTAACCGATCTTTAGTATCCCAGGCCATGATATTGGTGCTGCCCAAGCGCTTGCCTAAAATATACAGCTGGTTATTGGGCAATAACTTAATATCGGCAATTTCCGGATTGCCAATTGATATCCGATGTAACGCGCGCGCGAGCACTATGTTACGTGATTTAAAGATCGGGATTAACTTGATCTCATTATGGATGCCTGTCGGCCCTCCAGCTACCGCAAAGGAACTAAAGAGGGTAAGACCCCATATCATCAATATACACCCTACTTTCATGAACCAAGCTGTTAGCTGCGACATTATATTCTCCTTACTAAACTGATCAATTATTGCCAATATAAAATCAAGACTAATGAGCTGTTCGAGTCGTTACTTCTTGCTCATTAATGCCTTTGAGCAAATACACTTTGGTTTTATTTGGCTTAACGTAACGAATTATCACTTTTGGCGGTTGGATTGGCGCTGCAACGCGAGCGACTTTAACGACTGGCATGGCGACTTTAATCAGTCTCACCGGATTTTGGTCGTTAGGGTTTCTTAAAGCCAGTTGTAATGATCCCCGCCCTTTAGCAAGCAAGAGTATTTCAGCCTGCACCAAGTCGACTTCTAGGGTCACCGCTCGCACTAACGTTGGTTTGTTTTCATCATGAGAGGCGCGTTGGTCTATCGCTAATATTTTTATGTTGGATAACACAATATCGGTCCGAAGTTTTTTGGCTTTTTTATACAAATTGAGTACGTCAACTCGATTGCCTGGCAATAAAAAACCAGCAACGCCCACGACATCATTAACCCTGATCGTAATGGCACGCATATTAGGGGTAATTAAGCTTGCCAAGGTACTGCCTTCGCCTTTTTTAATGATGCGTTCGTCGCGTAATATTTCACCTTGGTACAAGCGCTGCTTTACCACCATTCCTTGCGCATATTCCAGATCTGTTATCGCGCCATCTGGAATTAAGTCTTCGGGAAACTGGGTGCGACTTAGGTGTTTCCTTTCCAATATAGTGCCCATTGCAACGTCTGTGGCCATCGTCACTATGCTATTGGACATTTGTGGTGCAGGGGTTGAACTATTTTTGACTAACCAACTTTGGGCAAGGTAAACAGCTACCACGCCAAAGATCAGAGATAACATGACAAAAAGTGTTGTTTTGCTGTTCATTTCAAACTCCTATGGCTGGCATACACAAGCCACCACTAAAATAACTTACTGTTTAACAAAATAAATATGCCAAGCTGCATAGATAAGTGCCGGTGTTACAGCTGGGTCTAATGACTTAAACTTAATTTGATCCGAAATGATCCCCAATAGATCTCGGGGGTAACATGGCATAAATTGTCGAT from Gammaproteobacteria bacterium includes:
- a CDS encoding type II secretion system F family protein, with protein sequence MDYLTSLLNIILNDPQYFQWAIYLIAGLTGVTLAIAISLLVSGAYSPLKSRLEVIKHEGSTTHHHQQQEVLSTLEHGLDQAAKKPLFKFSNETTRKLMIHAGFHSENALALFNGIRLMALLVAGLASFFAFRLLPDLSNLVTLYLFALFFGLAFMLPTMVLRYFANSRMKMLRLGFPDALDLLVVCCEAGLGLLAAIQRVAKELAISHEDLASELDLVCSKVRAGLTVKVALDEFISRTGLEDIKGLNSAISQSIRLGTGIAQTLRVFSDEYRDKRLQAAEEQAAKLAVKMIFPMMGCIWPSFFIVAVGPAILKVMSVWDKAF
- the cpaB gene encoding Flp pilus assembly protein CpaB, whose translation is MNSKTTLFVMLSLIFGVVAVYLAQSWLVKNSSTPAPQMSNSIVTMATDVAMGTILERKHLSRTQFPEDLIPDGAITDLEYAQGMVVKQRLYQGEILRDERIIKKGEGSTLASLITPNMRAITIRVNDVVGVAGFLLPGNRVDVLNLYKKAKKLRTDIVLSNIKILAIDQRASHDENKPTLVRAVTLEVDLVQAEILLLAKGRGSLQLALRNPNDQNPVRLIKVAMPVVKVARVAAPIQPPKVIIRYVKPNKTKVYLLKGINEQEVTTRTAH
- a CDS encoding P-loop NTPase translates to MNKSLELFIAEANPQGVNSQIVEATADDVFMPCAMQALLINCQSDALPGVERELAGARNFSWHNVSYADATSQQQSGRTHYDILLLLLPHDEAQAVEALSYAASYGIATILLGQDTSQGVLRRAFQQGVCDFISLDAPKGQLLEAISHIASQVAKKAKLAPLIAVINGKGGSGASFIATSLADIVAARASDEVALIDSDLHCGTLAHMLGLNPSFYITDALLSLEQLDAVALKSVMTKKNQLHLLAAQSFSLLNSQVNIEPDQFKQLLLKCRKHYRQVIIDLSRGPEQWNLSVLEDAEILLVLQQNVISIRETKALITQLVGNLGLDRQRIHILVNRYQKRGVDISISDIKEATGIDSVWTVGNDFKVANQCTDLGVAITGVVRRGRMLSDLQKIASNFLPPSPAANKATSSIWSRLFGA
- a CDS encoding type II and III secretion system protein family protein: MKVGCILMIWGLTLFSSFAVAGGPTGIHNEIKLIPIFKSRNIVLARALHRISIGNPEIADIKLLPNNQLYILGKRLGSTNIMAWDTKDRLIDVIDIEVTHDLNGLKRRLHQFLPQQKLAVQTSQGQLVISGETSSLKKMNTAVELAQGYSDAATVGKYKSSVLNMMSIGGGHQVMLEVVIAEIQRDVARQFDVDFFIFNNSSKLSGGIASGEFSSSTGLDVTLDNRGFFAQYANSNLLMNFAFDIAKQNGLAKVLAEPTLTALSGQQAEFLSGGEFPIPVPSDDGTTIKFRDFGVGVKFVPTVLDSGQINLNLNVMVSELSNANSIILNAQNNGTSSNALLVPSIVKRTTATTVELADGQTIAISGLISDSLRENVDQIPGLGDIPILGQLFKSQSFRSGQTELVILVTPRLVRPFNKKDISLPTDGFVTPSDVEFYLLGKLSAKKSNAKPNSMPPTSKPLSKPSSKPLMAIDDGGMTQKYGHSL
- a CDS encoding pilus assembly protein, with protein sequence MLLLIYATAEFSRVLYQYNLLTQLTRDAGRYISLAGHAIPDTTGVVDLTDEIKTETRNILLYGTRFSGSTPLLDGLNVADISITEVGAGIIVISVSYDWSPIVGDVMPTFGFGADIDLSFNLNTAYAVRAI
- a CDS encoding pilus assembly protein translates to MRAQRGVFAVEFAIISSIFMVLLFAIIELGRLYFTYNALYEVSRRAARLAVVCQVGDPDINTMARFNGTDIVPNLVDSNIIISYHQDTGVVAIGSDIALVRARVVNYQHQFLVPGLMMTLNFADFITVLPRESLGVFKVDDDAPAGAGFTDCS
- a CDS encoding CpaF family protein, which produces MENQQHNDIVSDQLSLTKEELEIKEQLYDKLLNALDLSLIETISKEQARQQISDICLQLINELHLPINLTARQRLIQLIIDEVLGLGPLETLLADPTISDILVNGFDHVYIERHGKLERVAVKFHSNAHLLNIIDRIVSSVGRRIDESSPMVDARLQDGSRVNAIIPPLALDGPCLSIRRFAVDKLKAQQLIKLGSISADMIEVLKGAVQGKLNILVSGGTGSGKTTLLNLLSGYIPNDERIVTIEDSAELQLQQSHTVRLETRPPNIEGNGEISQRDLVKNCLRMRPDRIVIGEVRGGEALDMLSAMNTGHEGSLTTLHANSPRDALGRLEYMVCMSGFDMPVSNIRIQIASAIDLVVQLSRQEDGRRRITSIQEINGMEGDIITMSEIFCYTREGKDSDGNILGRFDATGVIPGFHGKLKMQGIDLPYELFNCANDFDDY
- a CDS encoding type II secretion system F family protein encodes the protein MVSNELIFLGLIFIAVIFLSQALFLPVYNPQRAKTALVRQRLKKLSIAEGDNGQQISLLRKSRLDKLGAVGQSLEKVKLIENLSYRLELADYQLMGHKYLLLALISALVGVIIGWYLVHHWLVCLLIGVSVILLFRFKLNYDTNKRMELIEASFPDALDVLRRALQAGYAFSDAIKLITQEMEGPLAKEFSLMFANLNYSKSTKRALLAFIERVPSITAMAFASAVMVQKETGGNLAENIDNLNRVIRLRFKFRRRVRTLSAEGRLSAWILMLMPFVLFAIIHLQSPGYVAELTGTPQGLKLLMWGGLGMLIGGFWLSKIIKIEM